A single window of Nicotiana sylvestris chromosome 5, ASM39365v2, whole genome shotgun sequence DNA harbors:
- the LOC138869014 gene encoding uncharacterized protein — protein MNGVMRFGRKGKLSLKFIGPFDVLRGVGEVAYELALPPILAGVHPVFHVSMLRKYHGDTSHILDFSSVQLDKDLSYVEELLAVLDRQVRKLSSKNIASVKF, from the coding sequence atgaatggcgttatgagatttgggaggaagggaaagttgagtctgaagtttattggtccttttgatgtATTGAGaggtgttggggaggttgcttatgagcttgccttacctcccatcttggcaggagttcatccggtatttcatgtttcgatgctacGAAAGTATCACGGTGATACATCACACatattggatttcagttcagtccagttggataaggatctatcttatgttgaggagctactGGCagtattggacaggcaggttcggaaGCTCAgctcaaagaacattgcatcagtgaagttttag